From a region of the Methanofollis sp. genome:
- a CDS encoding sulfide-dependent adenosine diphosphate thiazole synthase yields the protein MELDEVTISRAILKTQMETMVEYLDLDVAVVGGGPSGITCAALLAEKGLKVGLIEKKLSIGGGMWGGGMMFPRIVVQAAAKRLLDRFDIASTEAEPGYYVAKSVESVSKLTAAACTAGAEFFNLIAVEDVVVKADGRVAGLVINWSPVEMAGLHVDPLTIRCRAVVDATGHDATICHMVAKKGGDLPIRGEGFMWAERAEGNILDHTKEVFPGLFVCGMAANAVGGECRMGPIFGGMLLSGERAADLVAAALRT from the coding sequence ATGGAACTCGATGAAGTGACAATCAGCAGGGCGATCCTGAAAACCCAGATGGAGACGATGGTGGAGTACCTCGATCTCGACGTCGCCGTCGTCGGCGGCGGCCCATCGGGCATCACCTGCGCTGCGCTCCTTGCGGAGAAAGGACTGAAAGTCGGTCTTATTGAGAAGAAACTCTCCATCGGCGGCGGCATGTGGGGCGGCGGCATGATGTTCCCGCGGATCGTCGTCCAGGCCGCGGCAAAGCGCCTCCTCGACCGCTTCGACATCGCCTCGACCGAGGCCGAGCCAGGCTATTATGTCGCGAAGTCGGTCGAGTCTGTCTCCAAACTCACCGCCGCCGCCTGCACCGCAGGGGCCGAGTTCTTCAACCTCATCGCCGTCGAGGACGTCGTCGTCAAGGCCGACGGCCGCGTCGCGGGCCTCGTCATCAACTGGAGTCCGGTCGAGATGGCCGGCCTCCACGTCGACCCCCTCACCATCAGGTGCCGCGCCGTCGTCGACGCCACTGGCCACGACGCCACCATCTGCCACATGGTCGCGAAGAAGGGCGGCGACCTCCCGATCCGCGGCGAGGGCTTCATGTGGGCCGAGAGGGCCGAGGGCAACATCCTCGACCACACGAAGGAAGTCTTCCCCGGCCTCTTCGTCTGCGGCATGGCCGCGAATGCCGTCGGCGGCGAGTGCCGCATGGGCCCGATCTTCGGCGGCATGCTCCTCTCCGGCGAGAGGGCCGCCGACCTCGTCGCCGCTGCGCTCAGGACCTGA
- a CDS encoding putative phosphothreonine lyase domain-containg protein — protein sequence MDEVDSEALADAAYGIFEILLNRGLLARGDPLFARVEGGADFQDDFLAIFADFEAEYPPLAAALVGRFGSAAAVYHLISGGEGVTPSKTTETYWIIADDPAAGDIEPYGEQAGKWLIFCETAEVDALWKKIRDTTVAGSLGVSAKVSTARPNPDSRDERKVVYVYTPDWSNEADVMRVRSALRALGVENRIGYKRNIETFAGEYAEEGKKVTYYSA from the coding sequence ATGGACGAAGTCGATTCCGAGGCACTTGCCGATGCCGCCTACGGCATCTTCGAGATCCTGCTGAACAGAGGACTCCTTGCACGCGGCGACCCCCTCTTTGCCCGCGTCGAAGGAGGCGCCGACTTCCAGGACGACTTCCTGGCGATCTTCGCCGACTTCGAGGCCGAGTACCCGCCCCTCGCCGCCGCCCTCGTCGGGCGCTTCGGGAGCGCGGCCGCCGTCTATCATCTCATCTCAGGAGGCGAGGGCGTCACCCCCTCGAAGACGACGGAGACCTACTGGATCATCGCCGACGACCCCGCGGCCGGTGACATCGAACCCTACGGCGAGCAGGCCGGCAAATGGCTCATCTTCTGCGAGACCGCGGAGGTCGACGCCCTCTGGAAAAAGATCAGGGACACCACCGTCGCCGGCAGTCTTGGCGTCTCCGCAAAAGTGAGCACCGCACGCCCCAATCCCGACTCCCGTGACGAGAGAAAAGTGGTCTATGTCTATACCCCCGACTGGAGCAACGAAGCCGACGTCATGCGGGTCAGGTCAGCGCTCAGGGCCCTCGGCGTCGAGAACAGGATCGGCTACAAGCGCAACATCGAGACCTTTGCCGGGGAGTACGCGGAAGAAGGCAAGAAGGTCACGTATTACAGCGCCTGA